One genomic segment of Procambarus clarkii isolate CNS0578487 chromosome 34, FALCON_Pclarkii_2.0, whole genome shotgun sequence includes these proteins:
- the LOC138371079 gene encoding dentin sialophosphoprotein-like translates to MTNNPRRNGSSDHSVYEASNSDEASNSGEASNSGEASNSDEASNRGEASNSGEASNSDEASNSDDASNSDEASNSDEASNSDEASNRGEASNSDDASNSDEASNSDEASNSDEASNSGEASNRGEASNSDDASNSDEASNSDEASNSGEASNSDEASNSDEASDSDEASNSGEASNSGEASNRGEASNSDEASNSDEASNSGEASNRGEASNSDEASDSSEASNRGEASNSDDASNSDDASNSDEASNSDEASNSDEASNSEASNRGEASNSDDASNSDEASDSDEASNSDEASNSDEASNSGEASNSDDASNSDEASNSDEASNRGEASNSDDASNSDEASNSDEASNSDEANNSGEASNMGEASNSDDASNSDEASNSDDASNSDEASNSDEASNSDEASNSDEASNSGEASNSDDASNSDEASNSDEASNRGEASNSDDASNSDEASNSDEASNSDEANNSGEASNMGEASNSDDASNSDEASNSDDASNSDEASNSDEASNSDEASNSEASNSDEASNSDEASNSGEASNRGDASNSDEASNSGEASNSGEASNSDEASNSGEASNRGDASNSEASNSGEASNSDDASNSDEASNSDEASNSDEASNSEASNRGEASNSGEASNSDDASNSDEASNSDAASNSDEASNSDEASNSDEASNSDEASNSGEASNSDEATNSDEASNSDEASNSGEAINRGEASNSGEASNRGDASNSDEASNSGEASNSDDASNSDEASNSDEASNSDEASNSEASNRGEASNSGEASNSDDASNSDEASNSDAASNSDEASNSDEASNSDEASNSDEASNSGEASNSDEATNSDEASNSDEASNSGEAINRGEASNSDDASDSDEASDSDEASNSDETSNSDEASNSGEASNRGDASNSDEASNSGEASNSDDASNSDEASNSDEASNSDEAINSGEASNRGEASNSDDASNSDEASNSDEASNSGEASNSDEASNCGEASNRGDASNSDEASNSGEASNSDDASNSDEASNSDEASNSGEASNSDEASNSGEASNRGDASNSDEAGNSGEASNSDDASNGDEASNSDEASNSDEASNSEASNRGEASNSGEASNSDDASNSDEASNSDEASNSDEASNSDEASNSDEASNSGEASNSDEASNSDEASNSGEASNRGDASNSDEASNSGEASNSDDASNSDEGSNSDEASNSDEASNSEASNRGEASNSDEASNRGEASNSDDASNRGEASNSDEASKRGEASNSDEASNSGEASNSDEASNRGEASNSDEASNSDEASNSDEASNRGEASNSDEASNSDDASNSGEASNRGEAGNSDGASNSDEASNSDAASNSDEASNRGEASNSDDASNSDEASNSDKASNSDKASNSDEASNSDDASNSDEASNSDEDSNSDEASNSDDASNSDEASNSDEASSDEASNSDEASNSDEASNSDEASNSEDPAPRVCVYRGPGTSGLCLHRTRHLGSVSTEDPAPRVCVYTGPGTSGLCLQRTRHLGSVSTQDPAPRVCVYRGPGTSGLCLQRTRHLGSVCTQDPAPRVCVYRGPGTSGLCLQRTRHLGSVSTQDPAPRVCVYRGPGTSGLCLHRTRHLGSVSTEDPAPRVCVYRGPGTSGLCLHRTRHLGSVSTEDPAPRVCVYRGPGTSGLCLHRTRHLGSVSTEDPAPRVCVYTGPGTSGLCLQRTRHLGSVSTEDPAPRVCVYTGPGTSGLCLQRFPVLR, encoded by the exons AGCTAGCAACAGTGATGAAGCCAGCAACAGTGATGACGCTAGCAACAGTGATGAAGCCAGCAACAGTGATGAAGCTAGCAACAGTGATGAAGCTAGCAACAGGGGTGAAGCTAGCAACAGTGATGACGCTAGCAACAGTGATGAAGCTAGCAACAGTGATGAAGCCAGCAACAGTGATGAAGCTAGCAACAGTGGTGAAGCTAGCAACAGAGGTGAAGCTAGCAACAGTGATGACGCTAGCAACAGTGATGAAGCTAGCAACAGTGATGAAGCTAGCAACAGTGGTGAAGCTAGCAACAGTGATGAAGCTAGCAACAGTGATGAAGCTAGCGACAGTGATGAAGCTAGCAACAGTGGTGAAGCTAGCAACAGTGGTGAAGCTAGCAACAGGGGTGAAGCTAGCAACAGTGATGAAGCTAGCAACAGTGATGAAGCTAGCAACAGTGGTGAAGCTAGCAACAGGGGTGAAGCTAGCAACAGTGATGAAGCTAGCGACAGTAGTGAAGCTAGCAACAGGGGTGAAGCTAGCAACAGTGATGACGCTAGCAACAGTGATGACGCTAGCAACAGTGATGAAGCTAGCAACAGTGATGAAGCTAGCAACAGTGATGAAGCTAGCAACAGTGAAGCTAGCAACAGGGGTGAAGCTAGCAACAGTGATGACGCTAGCAACAGTGATGAAGCTAGCGACAGTGATGAAGCTAGCAACAGTGATGAAGCTAGCAACAGTGATGAAGCTAGCAACAGTGGTGAAGCTAGCAACAGTGATGACGCTAGCAACAGTGATGAAGCTAGCAACAGTGATGAAGCCAGCAACAGGGGTGAAGCTAGCAACAGTGATGACGCTAGCAACAGTGATGAAGCTAGCAACAGTGATGAAGCCAGCAACAGTGATGAAGCTAACAACAGTGGTGAAGCTAGCAACATGGGTGAAGCTAGCAACAGTGATGACGCTAGCAACAGTGATGAAGCTAGCAACAGTGATGACGCTAGCAACAGTGATGAAGCTAGCAACAGTGATGAAGCTAGCAACAGTGATGAAGCTAGCAACAGTGATGAAGCTAGCAACAGTGGTGAAGCTAGCAACAGTGATGACGCTAGCAACAGTGATGAAGCTAGCAACAGTGATGAAGCCAGCAACAGGGGTGAAGCTAGCAACAGTGATGACGCTAGCAACAGTGATGAAGCTAGCAACAGTGATGAAGCCAGCAACAGTGATGAAGCTAACAACAGTGGTGAAGCTAGCAACATGGGTGAAGCTAGCAACAGTGATGACGCTAGCAACAGTGATGAAGCTAGCAACAGTGATGACGCTAGCAACAGTGATGAAGCTAGCAACAGTGATGAAGCTAGCAACAGTGATGAAGCTAGCAACAGTGAAGCTAGCAACAGTGATGAAGCTAGCAACAGTGATGAAGCTAGCAACAGTGGTGAAGCTAGCAACAGGGGTGACGCTAGCAACAGTGATGAAGCTAGCAACAGTGGTGAAGCTAGCAACAGTGGTGAAGCTAGCAACAGTGATGAAGCTAGCAACAGTGGTGAAGCTAGCAACAGGGGTGACGCTAGCAACAGTGAAGCTAGCAACAGTGGTGAAGCTAGCAACAGTGATGACGCTAGCAACAGTGATGAAGCTAGCAACAGTGATGAAGCTAGCAACAGTGATGAAGCTAGCAACAGTGAAGCTAGCAACAGGGGTGAAGCTAGCAACAGTGGTGAAGCTAGCAACAGTGATGACGCTAGCAACAGTGATGAAGCTAGCAACAGTGATGCAGCTAGCAACAGTGATGAAGCTAGCAACAGTGATGAAGCTAGCAACAGTGACGAAGCTAGCAACAGTGATGAAGCTAGCAACAGTGGTGAAGCTAGCAACAGTGATGAAGCTACCAACAGTGATGAAGCTAGCAACAGTGATGAAGCTAGCAACAGTGGTGAAGCTATCAACAGGGGTGAAGCTAGCAACAGTGGTGAAGCTAGCAACAGGGGTGACGCTAGCAACAGTGATGAAGCTAGCAACAGTGGTGAAGCTAGCAACAGTGATGACGCTAGCAACAGTGATGAAGCTAGCAACAGTGATGAAGCTAGCAACAGTGATGAAGCTAGCAACAGTGAAGCTAGCAACAGGGGTGAAGCTAGCAACAGTGGTGAAGCTAGCAACAGTGATGACGCTAGCAACAGTGATGAAGCTAGCAACAGTGATGCAGCTAGCAACAGTGATGAAGCTAGCAACAGTGATGAAGCTAGCAACAGTGACGAAGCTAGCAACAGTGATGAAGCTAGCAACAGTGGTGAAGCTAGCAACAGTGATGAAGCTACCAACAGTGATGAAGCTAGCAACAGTGATGAAGCTAGCAACAGTGGTGAAGCTATCAACAGGGGTGAAGCTAGCAACAGTGATGACGCTAGCGACAGTGATGAAGCTAGCGACAGTGATGAAGCTAGCAACAGTGATGAAACTAGCAACAGTGATGAAGCTAGCAACAGTGGTGAAGCTAGCAACAGGGGTGACGCTAGCAACAGTGATGAAGCTAGCAACAGTGGTGAAGCTAGCAACAGTGATGACGCTAGCAACAGTGATGAAGCTAGCAACAGTGATGAAGCCAGCAACAGTGATGAAGCTATCAACAGTGGTGAAGCTAGCAACAGGGGTGAAGCTAGCAACAGTGATGACGCTAGCAACAGTGATGAAGCTAGCAACAGTGATGAAGCTAGCAACAGTGGTGAAGCTAGCAACAGTGATGAAGCTAGCAACTGTGGTGAAGCTAGCAACAGGGGTGACGCTAGCAACAGTGATGAAGCTAGCAACAGTGGTGAAGCTAGCAACAGTGATGACGCTAGCAACAGTGATGAAGCTAGCAACAGTGATGAAGCTAGCAACAGTGGTGAAGCTAGCAACAGTGATGAAGCTAGCAACAGTGGTGAAGCTAGCAACAGGGGTGACGCTagcaacagtgatgaagctggcaaCAGTGGTGAAGCTAGCAACAGTGATGACGCTAGCAACGGTGATGAAGCTAGCAACAGTGATGAAGCTAGCAACAGTGATGAAGCTAGCAACAGTGAAGCTAGCAACAGGGGTGAAGCTAGCAACAGTGGTGAAGCTAGCAACAGTGATGACGCTAGCAACAGTGATGAAGCTAGCAACAGTGATGAAGCTAGCAACAGTGATGAAGCTAGCAACAGTGATGAAGCTAGCAACAGTGATGAAGCTAGCAACAGTGGTGAAGCTAGCAACAGTGACGAAGCTAGCAACAGTGATGAAGCTAGCAACAGTGGTGAAGCTAGCAACAGGGGTGACGCTAGCAACAGTGATGAAGCTAGCAACAGTGGTGAAGCTAGCAACAGTGATGACGCTAGCAACAGTGATGAAGGTAGCAACAGTGATGAAGCTAGCAACAGTGATGAAGCTAGCAACAGTGAAGCTAGCAACAGGGGTGAAGCTAGCAACAGTGATGAAGCTAGCAACAGGGGTGAAGCTAGCAACAGTGATGACGCTAGCAACAGGGGTGAAGCTAGCAACAGTGATGAAGCCAGCAAAAGGGGTGAAGCTAGCAACAGTGATGAAGCTAGCAACAGTGGTGAAGCTAGCAACAGTGATGAAGCTAGCAACAGGGGTGAAGCTAGCAACAGTGATGAAGCTAGCAACAGTGATGAAGCCAGCAACAGTGATGAAGCTAGCAACAGGGGTGAAGCTAGCAACAGTGATGAAGCTAGCAACAGTGATGACGCTAGCAACAGTGGTGAAGCTAGCAACAGGGGTGAAGCTGGCAACAGTGATGGCGCTAGCAACAGTGATGAAGCTAGCAACAGTGATGCAGCTAGCAACAGTGATGAAGCTAGCAACAGGGGTGAAGCTAGCAACAGTGATGACGCTAGCAACAGTGATGAAGCTAGCAACAGTGATAAAGCTAGCAACAGTGATAAAGCTAGCAACAGTGATGAAGCTAGCAACAGTGATGACGCTAGCAACAGTGATGAAGCCAgcaacagtgatgaagatagCAACAGTGATGAAGCCAGCAACAGTGATGACGCTAGCAACAGTGATGAAGCTAGCAACAGTGATGAAGCTAGCAGTGATGAAGCCAGCAACAGTGATGAAGCCAGCAACAGTGATGAAGCTAGCAACAGTGATGAAGCTAGCAACAGTG AGGACCCGGCACCTCGGGTCTGTGTCTACAGAGGACCCGGCACCTCGGGTCTGTGTCTACACAGGACCCGGCACCTCGGGTCTGTGTCTACAGAGGACCCGGCACCTCGGGTCTGTGTCTACACAGGACCCGGCACCTCGGGTCTGTGTCTACAGAGGACCCGGCACCTCGGGTCTGTGTCTACACAGGACCCGGCACCTCGGGTCTGTGTCTACAGAGGACCCGGCACCTCGGGTCTGTGTCTACAGAGGACCCGGCACCTCGGGTctgtgtgtacacaggacccggCACCTCGGGTCTGTGTCTACAGAGGACCCGGCACCTCGGGTCTGTGTCTACAGAGGACCCGGCACCTCGGGTCTGTGTCTACACAGGACCCGGCACCTCGGGTCTGTGTCTACAGAGGACCCGGCACCTCGGGTCTGTGTCTACACAGGACCCGGCACCTCGGGTCTGTGTCTACAGAGGACCCGGCACCTCGGGTCTGTGTCTACAGAGGACCCGGCACCTCGGGTCTGTGTCTACACAGGACCCGGCACCTCGGGTCTGTGTCTACAGAGGACCCGGCACCTCGGGTCTGTGTCTACAGAGGACCCGGCACCTCGGGTCTGTGTCTACACAGGACCCGGCACCTCGGGTCTGTGTCTACAGAGGACCCGGCACCTCGGGTCTGTGTCTACACAGGACCCGGCACCTCGGGTCTGTGTCTACAGAGGACCCGGCACCTCGGGTCTGTGTCTACAGAGGACCCGGCACCTCGGGTCTGTGTCTACACAGGACCCGGCACCTCGGGTCTGTGTCTACAGAGGTTCCCGGTGCttcgttaa